One window of the Triticum dicoccoides isolate Atlit2015 ecotype Zavitan chromosome 3B, WEW_v2.0, whole genome shotgun sequence genome contains the following:
- the LOC119277138 gene encoding protein BUNDLE SHEATH DEFECTIVE 2, chloroplastic-like, producing the protein MASLLRPASSCPSFRLPSSTAPAPPPSLLSRRHKAPPVPPTPHTPPSRPRVAAAAAYGGAQLLGPVDTQTFIIAASVVAAVSLSLVLGLKGDPVPCDRCAGNGGTKCVFCNDGKMKSDNGVVECRVCRGAGLILCKKCSGSGYSKRL; encoded by the exons ATGGCGTCCCTTCTCCGGCCCGCCTCGTCGTGCCCCTCCTTTCGCCTCCCCTCCTCCACAGCCCCTGCACCTCCGCCGAGCCTCCTTTCCAGGCGGCACAAGGCACCTCCCGTCCCACCCACGCCCCACACCCCTCCTTCCCggccccgcgtcgccgccgccgcagcctaCGGAGGCGCCCAGCTGCTGGGTCCCGTCGACACGCAGACATTCATCATCGCCGCCTCCGTCGTCGCCGCGGTCTCCCTGTCACTCGTCCTCGGCCTCAAG GGGGACCCCGTTCCGTGCGACAGGTGTGCTGGAAACG GAGGCACAAAGTGCGTCTTCTGCAATGACGGCAAGATGAAGTCGGATAACGGGGTGGTCGAATGCCGGGTATGCAGAGGAGCAG GGCTGATACTCTGCAAGAAGTGCTCAGGTTCTGGTTACTCTAAGCGCTTGTAG
- the LOC119277139 gene encoding fra a 1-associated protein-like, producing the protein MGWRWHDDVEGDGGRGGLGDIPDLAGRGGGEGAHVGTRRVVQSRCHTEEVEPGRFVRKCEKTNQQRSFVRPSELVESKTENTEEDVTDEMTGGASRSLGFPTKEPFAFPGLRSDIEAIEKGFGSFLDEAERMTNEFFKSFGFPTIHDGDSRPFPRQPAERHIGEGAAKKPNENEYSEFGSQITDV; encoded by the exons ATGGGTTGGCGTTGGCACGACGACGTCGAGGGCGACGGTGGCCGCGGCGGGCTCGGCgacatccccgacctcgccggccgaggcggcggcgagggcgcgCACGTCGGCACGCGCCGGGTGGTGCAGTCCCGCTGCCACACGGAGGAGGTGGAGCCCGGCCGCTTCGTCCGCAAGTGCGAGA AAACTAATCAACAACGTTCCTTTGTTAGGCCCTCCGAGCTGGTGGAATCAAAAACTGAGAACACCGAAGAAGATGTCACGGATGAAATGACAGGTGGTGCCTCGCGTTCTCTTGGCTTCCCGACAAAAGAGCCCTTTGCATTTCCAGGACTTCGCAGTGACATAGAAGCTATTGAGAAAGGCTTCGGTAGCTTTCTGGATGaagctgagcggatgaccaacgagTTCTTCAAATCTTTTGGATTTCCAACCATTCATGACGGGGACTCGAGACCATTTCCTAGGCAACCTGCAGAGAGGCATATTGGAGAAGGTGCCGCAAAGAAGCCCAATGAGAATGAGTACTCCGAATTCGGTAGCCAGATAACAGATGTGTAA